Proteins encoded together in one Lathyrus oleraceus cultivar Zhongwan6 chromosome 5, CAAS_Psat_ZW6_1.0, whole genome shotgun sequence window:
- the LOC127086676 gene encoding protein CLAVATA 3, translating into MASKLIPTSVFLLVLFFLLLMRESSGLNSSYACFDANGGTLKLSHNRKMLSSLEVKKAMLKVNVEGPSTRMKKSEKEVIGELRKVPTGPDPLHHHSIGNPIKPETP; encoded by the exons ATGGCTTCTAAACTCATTCCTACTTCTGTCTTTTTACTTGTTCTTTTCTTCTTGCTTCTTATGAGGGAGAGTTCTG GTTTAAATTCTTCATATGCATGCTTTGACGCTAATGGAGGAACTCTTAAACTTAGTCATAACAGGAAG ATGCTGTCTAGTTTGGAAGTTAAGAAAGCTATGTTGAAGGTTAATGTTGAAGGACCCTCAACAAGGATGAAGAAAAGTGAAAAGGAAGTGATTGGAGAGTTGAGAAAGGTTCCTACAGGTCCAGATCCACTTCATCATCATAGCATTGGAAATCCTATTAAACCTGAAACTCCTTAA